In bacterium, the following proteins share a genomic window:
- a CDS encoding ABC transporter ATP-binding protein, with product MLQTERVRRVYGGLVAIDDVDLAVGGGEIVGLIGPNGAGKTTFFNLVSGAVPVSGGRVVCCGREITHLRPHERAELGIGRTFQIMKPLPRLSVLENVLVGAFLRHPGRREATRWATEVLEFLQLGRVAAQPAGSLTTAGRKRLEVAKALALRPTVLLLDEVVAGLTPTETAEMIALIRRIRDRGITIIMVEHVMRVIMDLSDRVVVLNHGRKIAEGPPGKVAADPEVIRAYLGSRR from the coding sequence CTGCTACAGACCGAACGAGTGCGACGCGTCTACGGCGGTCTCGTGGCGATCGATGACGTCGACCTGGCGGTCGGCGGCGGCGAGATCGTGGGCCTCATCGGGCCGAACGGCGCCGGCAAGACGACCTTCTTCAACCTGGTGAGTGGCGCGGTGCCGGTCTCAGGCGGGCGCGTGGTCTGCTGCGGCAGAGAGATCACTCATTTGCGCCCGCACGAACGGGCCGAGCTCGGTATCGGCCGGACGTTCCAGATCATGAAGCCGCTGCCGAGGCTCAGCGTGCTGGAAAACGTGCTGGTCGGCGCCTTTCTCCGGCACCCCGGCCGCCGCGAGGCCACGCGGTGGGCGACGGAGGTCCTCGAGTTCCTGCAGCTCGGGCGGGTGGCGGCCCAGCCGGCCGGCTCGCTCACCACGGCGGGGCGCAAGCGATTGGAGGTCGCGAAGGCGCTCGCCCTTCGGCCCACGGTGCTGCTGCTGGACGAGGTTGTAGCGGGTCTGACGCCGACGGAGACGGCGGAGATGATCGCCCTCATCCGCCGCATCCGGGACCGCGGCATCACGATCATCATGGTCGAGCACGTCATGCGCGTCATCATGGACCTGTCCGATCGCGTCGTCGTGCTCAATCACGGGCGGAAGATCGCCGAGGGACCACCCGGGAAGGTCGCGGCCGATCCCGAGGTCATCAGGGCCTACCTCGGGTCGAGGCGGTAG